The window tcattaaagtttttttagagGAAACGAGACTTGCATATAAACTAACTAATTGCGAGCGTAAACAGGGTTACCAATGCAACGAGAGcgtaattcaattaaacaaagTGTTGTCCTCGAAACGAATGGTATAAAAAGAGGTCCGGGTGACTGGGAAAACGTTTAATTTAGCGGAGTTCCTAAAATCTCCTTTTAGTAGCGACTAATGTGTCCAAACTTTTCAACCCTAAAACGTCCCAGTTTTTTTAAGCTTCGGGAACGAATTCGTGGATCAtcaattgattaattttccggtttaaattgtataatttaacttaaacaACTCCATTTTGTACACGAAGTAAAAGGGTATTTCGATAAGCATCAACAATAAACCTTGTACGTAAGCCCTTTTAAGGTACTGACCTTCTTATTGCTTTATTACCGGGCGATCTTCAAGTAACGTCACGAAACTATTATGCGAACAAAGCGTTCATTGTGTACCACCGTTCACGTTTACCCGTAATTTATCAAGAAACATAATGGAACGAAAGGATTTATCGTTGACTTATACACAACACTATTACTTTTcctatataaattaaatctaatttgaaataatttgaatatttttatttttcgtagATTGTTTTTCGTGGTAAATCGAAAAATCCAGGTGTAAAGTACCAATACACTCTATCAGGTTATGAAGATCCAGAAAAGCATCTTCAGTATGAATGGCAACTAGGTGACTGGACTCAATGTTCGGTTACTTGTGGAGGCGGCAAACAGTTTCGAAAATCCATCTGCAGGGAATCTTTATCGGGACCGGTGACGTCGTTCGACGATGTCACATCAACCATTGTCGCCGAATCTTTTTGTTCGCGCGATGCTCAACCGGACACCGAAGAAAGAAGTTGCAAGGATGAACCGTGTCCTTCACATTGGTGGGTTGGACCGTGGCAATCTTGTCCCGTCACATGTACCAACAaagtaagaataaaaaaaaacttttaccttAAAAACGCTTTATTAAGAAGTTAAACTGGTAACTCGATATTAAAACCATAATTTTACTCtgtcccactgaatagtacagcaTATCATGACATTTAGGTTACTTCGAAGTATATTGGGGTGTATCAATGTAAtatataccgggaatttcatataattcgCAACATATATATGCACTtccactgtcccacataaattgtaacatagcttaataaaaatatgcaacatagtgatatcttatgctaactagcgctgcTTAGTCactagtttctagttctaggtctagtgttataTTAgtactagtgttagtctagttttatttgccATACACATTTTTCTGCTCCCTGCAGAGTGGGGTTTACTGCAAACTCTGATGCATGGTAATTATcgaaataacattttttagtatCTTTGAAATGTATTATATTACTAGGTGTTGACATAACATGATTTTTGCCCAGTGCTATAAATGTCATAGCACTCAAGTAAATTCCTTTATCTACGAACTGGATTGAGGtgtttaaccctttgtgtcccaagaagtcaaaaattttaaaactttgtgacagaattaaaGCGTTAttaaaatacactcagtaaaggcctttggtATCAATTTTAGCATAATATGCAATCCCCCCATTCGAGGGGGGTAATGGTATTTGAGAGTACGATCAGGCattaaaatatggaaaaataatgagaaaaaaatgtttaaataaaacttacattttcgtgtaacctaaaagtgtcaaaaaagatgctaatttaaaaattcctggaagccgtgtttattgaaattaaggaatgaaacttatgataaattaaagttcaaagctttctctttaaaatgatgtataataatcgttgggttggattgaaaaaatattgagaaaaaaatgtttaaacaaaacgtacattttcgtataacctaaaagtgtcaaaaaaaaatgcttatttaaaaattcctgaaagtcgtatttattgaaattaaggaatgagacttattctaaattaaagttcaaagctttctctttaaaatgatgtataataatcgttgggttggattggaaaaatattgagaaaaaaatgtttaaacaaaacgtacattttcgtataacctaaaagtgtcaaaaaaaatgcttatttaaaaattcctgaaagtcgtatttattgaaattaaggaatgaaacttattttaaattaaagctcaaagctttttctttaaaatgatgtataataatggtTGTGTTGGATCACAAAAatgtggagaaaaaaaatgtttaaacaaaacttacattttcgtataacctaaaagtatcaaaaaagatgctaatttaaaaattcctaaaagccgtatttattgaaattaaggaatgagacttattctaaattaaagctcaaagctttctctttaaaatgatgtataataattgttgggttggattgaaaaaatattgagaaaaaaaaagtttaaacaaaacttacattttcgtataacctaaaagtgtcaaaaaagatgctaatttaaaaattcctgcaagccgtatttattgaaattaaggaatgaaacttattttaaattaaagctcaatgctttctctttaaaatgatgtagaataattgatgggttggattaaaaaaatattgagaaaaaaaaatttgaaataaaacttacattttcgtataacctaaaagtgtcaaaaaagatgctaatttaaaaattcctgaaaaccgtatttattgaagttaaggaatgaaacttattttaaattaaagtttaaagctttctttttaaaatgatgtataataattgttgggttggatagaaaaaatattgagaaaaaaatgtttaagcaAAACTTAcgttttcgtataacctaaaagtgttaaaaaaatgctaatttaaaaattcctgaaagccgtatttattgaaattaaggaatgaaacttatgataaattaaagttcaaagctttctctttaaaatgatgtataataatcgttgggttggattggaaaaatattgagaaaaaaatgtttaaacaaaacgtacattttcgtataacctaaaagtgtcaaaaaaaaatgcttatttaaaaattcctgaaagtcgtatttattgaaattaaggaatgagacttattctaaattaaagttcaaagctttctctttaaaatgatgtataataatcgttgggttggattggaaaaatattgagaaaaaaatgtttaaacaaaacgtacattttcgtataacctaaaagtgtcaaaaaaaatgcttatttaaaaattcctgaaagtcgtatttattgaaattaaggaatgaaacttattttaaattaaagctcaaagctttttctttaaaatgatgtataataatggtTGTGTTGGATCACAAAAatgtggagaaaaaaaatgtttaaacaaaacttacattttcgtataacctaaaagtatcaaaaaagatgctaatttaaaaattcctaaaagccgtatttattgaaattaaggaatgagacttattctaaattaaagctcaaagctttctctttaaaatgatgtataataattgttgggttggattgaaaaaatattgagaaaaaaaaagttaaacaaaacttacattttcgtataacctaaaagtgtcaaaaaagatgctaatttaaaaattcctgcaagccgtatttattgaaattaaggaatgaaacttattttaaattaaagctcaatgctttctctttaaaatgatgtagaataattgatgggttggattaaaaaaatattgagaaaaaaaaatttgaaataaaacttacattttcgtataacctaaaagtgtcaaaaaagatgctaatttaaaaattcctaaaagccgtatttattgaaattaaggaatgagacttattctaaattaaagctcaatgctttctttttaaaatgatttaaaatgagtgtttaaaaccaccgaaactttaaagtaccaTCGGGGCACAAAgggttaaatataaattttgtaagCCCATAGAACTGGATCATTGTTCTGATCCTCTGCTTTTTGGGTATGGACGCTATATTGCAGAAACGTATGTGACAAAACAAAGGTGGTGGTCTTTAGGCTCATGTTTCGGTGTACCATGTGTTCATAACGAAATAATCCCAAATGGGCGAAGTATTGTATCAATCATCAAACGCCTAAAACGTCGCCGCATGTTGAACTTTAAGATATCTAAATCGTTCAtgttaacatttaatttatatttcccacttattagataaaatcaatataactAATGGGAATGactgtaataaaaaaaggCACATAAAACATTCTTTTGTCTGCATAACAATGACACGTTGATTCACGAGCAGATAACGCTAGTTCAGGGAGTAGTTCTTCAACCTTCTCGGAATCAACCCCTCGGTAAAATTCAAAGGGAAGTGTCATCCGTTTCGGTTCGTCTCTAAACAAACAACGACCCTATCTCAAATGTACATTAACCATAGAGGAGGGGTAGTTTCCACTTTTCTTTTACCTCTTGAGTATTTACTTTTGATCGTAAACAgtagataaataacaaaattcgtGACATCTATCAACaaagttattaatattgataCTAAAATCAACCCTTACTTGAAAACTTTCTACTTTCAGGGTGTTAAGCAATATCTACGACGAAGTGTGATGTGTGTCGACGGTCAAGAGATGGCGTTGGCGGATAAATTTTGCGACGCCGGAAGTCGTCCTTTAGAATATAAACACTGCGGCCATCTGCCCGTGTGTCCCGAAAGCTTTAGATGAGCTTGCTTTGAACAAATCGAAAAGGATTCTTTTATTTCCAATGCTTCAGCGCTGAAAACTAACCCAAAAAACGTAAATAACGTTAAGGATAATTGAAGAAGACTGAAAAAGcgagataataaaaaaataagaaaataagaatataagaaaaagatggtattttttatttataacttaaaattaatagaagtagtagaaaaaaatcttaactaataaaaaaaaatgtagttgTACTAAtgaatatctttttttaattcagtAATTTGTAAAACTTCCCCACATTAAATCTAATAAAGGATGAGGACATTCTTTTAATAAACCATCATCGCATGAttcttctaaaaaaatatttcctatTTCCACAACTCCCTCACtccttcaaaaaaaatttattattaaatctaaataaataataattaagtactTACAAAAAAACCTCCGAAAGTAAATCCTTCACCAAAGATTTTCCTTTAAAAGGAACAAATTGTTTGGCTTCGCAAACCATTCTTTGCACGCAAGCAGTTCCATTTAAACCATATCTAcaaataaaatcttaattttaattaattttcgatgtaaaaattaataaaaccgaTCAAGTGAAgttgaaatatcattaaacAACGCCCGCCTGTGAACTCGGTGACCTATAAGTCGCCTAATAACACTCGTATCTTGTGGAAGGGGGTGCGGACAATCGAATTCGTGAAGAAATTGTACCCCTTTTGGCACTTTTTGCATaagaatttttacataaacgaCCGTGTACTAAAGAGactcaatttaataaaataaaaaaaaataaatttatttatgttcaTACCACAAAGTTAGCACCTTTTGGAAAACCTAAATACCGCCTTTTTCTTGTAAGAATATTAGaagtttttaatgtaaattgaGACCCCAtcacatcaaaataaaaaagatataaaatgatgaaagaataaattttttttggcatGGTAAagctaaatttttaaaacactgGCTATACATTTTTAGGTGTGTCGTTTTATATGAACTAAACTGTTTGTTAAATTCATTTGGATCATTTTTAAGaggttgtttttaaaattgtctttaaaatcaatatttgtaaaaagaataataaaattacccGTCTAGAGAAGTTGAAATATCCTCAAATAATTGTCTTCGGTGTATTTTATGTCCATGTTTGAATCgtttaaataaagaagtatCAGTTGGTAAAGGAAAAGGGACATCAAACTCAGTTAACCATTGAATACCCTTAGGAACTTTcttcattaaaacttttacGAAAACAGCTTGGTACTGAAATCGGTTACAAATCGATTATTACAAATCAAGATTTGActaaaaatataacttttcaatgacattttttattgtgtatttaataaaagaaaaattttatgtaaacattcaaaaattttaaaagtttaagaaTGTCTACAAAATCGAATCCTAGgaataattttatgaaacattCATTAATTATCAATGATTATATCAGCTTTCCAATTAAAGttaccattttgaaaaatcacttttagattGGAAGATATAAATGATTGAAGttgtaattttaacaattcaatttaaacgttatatttaaaaatttgtggaaaatCGAATTGTACgaataattttatgaaacattAACAAGTTATCAACTATTGTTAAagcttttcaataaaagtttttattttgtaaaatcacttttaggtTGAGAGATGTAAATGTTTGAAGTTGAtcgtaattttaataattcaatttaagcactatatttaaaaatttttggaaaatcgaATCGTACAAATTTATGAAACATTCACGAATTATCAATGATTATATTAGCTTTTCAGTACAAATTTCCGTTTTGAAAATTCACTTTTAGAttatgagataaaaatttttaaaaataaattgaacgCACCACAAAATTAGCTCCTTTTGGAAATGTTAAATACCGTTTTTTCCTGGAAAATAcattttctcgattttttacCGTCGATTTATTATCAACACAGAACAGATTCtctaagaataataataaaaagattaacgtaaacaattttgaatggAAACTCATTTCACTTGTAGCGAATGTAATAAGGTATTGACTGAGTATCGatcgaaataagaatttattgaaaatataaagtCTGTACTTTGTTTACCCTAGTAATTTGTATGGGGACGTTTATTACAACAACTCTGAGTAATGTAGACATGAAAGAACGATAATGGACATACAATACACTCTGTTTAACCATCGCTAATATCCCGGTACTGTTATTTCGTggtaaaaaagattttttattcgattcgtttttagattttaaaccgtcgatttactttattttgctTTTACGAACTTTTCTGGTTCTTGAATTTCCCTTTGACGTCGACTATTACCATTTAGACGGTATCTGCAGATGCAATTTCCTATATATAACGAATAAATTTTAGATGTACCGCCCCTTTACCTTctcaaaatagaaaaaaaatttaagtttaagaGATATCGAAAGATTTCCATTTATATTAACTAGATAgaaaactatttaaataaatacccATCAAGTCCTCGGATTAATCTTCTCTTCATATCGTTTCGTTCGATTGTGTGCTTTTTAACCCTGCTATGAAAGTATTTAAACGGCTCCAAATTAAATGGTAATGGAAATGGAACGTCGAATTCTTCCGTAAATTGTATACCGGGCGGTGCTGATTTCATTAGTGCTTTAGCTAATACGAGTTGTAgctacaaaaatgttttattttattaattaatattgaataattaaataaattcgtaCCACAAAGTTGCTTCTTTcaggaaataataaaaatcttctCTTTCTAAACAAGAAATCCTTTTTGTTGATACCATTTAGagcaaaaatttgaataacaataatcgaaataaaaacaagCGTGGTTTTCATGAtggaaagttttaaaataactcgacttaaaaaaaagaaaactttaaaagcgttgttaattacatatttaaatattgagTGGAAAAAAACGAAAGTAGGACCGGAgttgtttatttcatttaggTATCAACTTGAATCAgtcttgattatttttaataaaataaagattattcATTATAATCCGGCTCTGACcaaaaagtgttaattttaaaatttattttacaacgAACTTAATCCAATTAAAACTTGCTATCTCGTCATTCCATCCACAAACATTTCGTAAACCCATAAAACGCAATTTATGATTGTGCATTTCGCATCCGTTGGTTTCATTGAAATAGTCGTAGATTTATGGTTCGTCATTGTTGTAACATCTCGTAAACGAAACGTTCCAGTATTATTCGTTCGCCGGTGAATGTAacagtaatttttctcgaggATCCTCTCGTCATCTACGGCTTTGCCGCATTGATTGAATGTTCCGTTTCCGCTCATCAGCGTTGATAATCTCGCGAAATGATCCTCAATAACTCCGCTCGGGTTGCAGACGAAACTCGACCATATATACTATGAAACGGCGTAACGTTGAAAACGCGTTCAGGATCCGGCCCCGAAACTCGGTTTCACAGAGTTCTGACAGCTAAGGCCTTATCTTGCATCCTCCTCGTTTCGTCACAACCAATACATCATCGACAAAGTTGCTGAAATGTCAAAGCTTCCAaccaattttatattaatgtgaaacttaaaactttataaattttaaaattacaattaaagatCCGTCAATATCAAGGCGGTCCAAGACAATGTTTTTTGGCATTATTTAAGAAGACTCCATAAACGTTCCCAAAACATAACGGAATCAccaattccaaaaaaatttcttaaaaaaaaatctcggcACAAACAGGATGTTCGCATTTGGCACCTGCTGTTTGTGATGCTGAAGAATGTCTTGATGATAGTATTCAAAGGCTCAATATTTTACATCACtctaaaatagaaaatgaGGAATATTTCTGTTTATTAGAAAAGGCGTACGCGACTCACAGagagtttttaaataatattatttcacCGCCTTCCATTAATggtataatttcaaaatatcctgtaatttttaataataaaagtgtacgctgacattttaaaaaattgaccgATGTGGATCTTAGTACCAAGTCACAAGTTTTGGAAAAAAGGCAAgacaatatattaaattttggaCTTCGGAAGGGAAGGGGAGTAATCGACAACGTGTACGTGTTGAAGCATCTGGCAGATAGAGAGCTGGATAAGAAGGGAGGGAAATTGTACGCCCtatttatagatttgaaggcggcttttgataaggtggataggggaaagttgtgggaggagatggggaggagggggatcacggaacacctaattgcgagagtgaaggaaatatacatggagactatggctaggataaaagtgggagataagctgagcgacgtgttctggacgacgaagggactgaggcagggatgtccgcTGAGCCCAAGTCTGTTTGCACTGTATATGGCGGACCTGGAGGATAGATTGGGAAAGGGTTGGTGGTGGGAGGTAGAAAGAtgcatatgttagcatacgcggatgacatcgtggtcatggcgagagaagcggcggaaatgaaagatatgataaagacattggaaagatattttagggggaaggggctggaagtgaatgtggggaagacaaggatgatgaagttttgtaagggtgggagaaaaagaacagaaaactggagatgggaggcAAAAGAAatcgaggaggttagggagtatacttacttggggtatgtgttcagggaggacaacagggaggggtcgcatgtgatagctatggcaaaaaaggcgaataaggtgatgggacaagtatggggttgggggcagcgaggaagattatgtttgaaggcctggttagcagtgtgatgatgtatggagcagaggtatggggatggagagagcaggcaatgctggaggacgtgcaagctatatactggagatgggtgcttggggtggcaagagaaacaccggggtatatagtgagggaagaggtaaaggtggataaggtcagaatggaggcgggcaggagagcagtgaaatatgaagaaagaatagaagggaggccaaactgtgggatcttgggggagtgttggagggaaattagagagggaaagatcagacatgggaaaggagacagagacaactattatagacgagcgggctactcggtaactgagataaatagtagacgaagggtgggtagggagatgtggagggagttgagagatagggaccgagatgtgcagcgacaggaaagaaggacacaaataaaggaggggaggtataacgaaaggtacagggacataataacggaggggctgcctagatacttgttattggaaggagatgaggaagggaagaagttggtggctaggttccgttgtggaaacgaggagagagctaacagatactggatggcggatgaggagaggtggtgtaggctatgcagggaggaatgggaaacgttggaacatatgttgaatgggtgcagtgagttgagggaggaggagttgGATCGAGGGCAAatcttaggagaggggggagaggggaaacgatggatgagaatggttgtgggggtaaggagacaaagggaaggatgaggggatgattgggccgTGGAGCCGAGGGTATGGAAATGGCGGAagagggtgaaaataatatactaataatatatatattaaaatgtattaaggggataaatattgtaaatattaaaaacaataaaatgcttattattattaaattttggaCTGAGAACTACATTTATTCGGAGTGATGAGATAACCGCAGAAAATAAGGATAGACTAACTTTAGAAATTATTGCTAGACCTTGCTAGACATTTCAAGGAAAAAATAGGCGACATCCTTCATAAGTTTAAGGTACACCAATATCTGTCAAATTTactttaacttaaaatttttagaagtttttagcgtttattttagaaatataacataaaagaaattgagACGAATGTTGCAATCTTAACTCCTTGTGTAGTCCAAATAGGTATGAAAACAGTCTTTGTTAAAATGATAAGCgttatttatgttttgttttttttcaggcgtaaattttacagtttttttttgaaaaaaagcaAGTTTAATATCAATAATCTATTGAATGCAGTGGAATTATGTTTTGCTctgtattttatattaaatactCAGTATCCCAAAACAATAACTGGACTGCTAGAAACTgtacaatattattttttttaaattcaataaaatgacATCCCTTTTAATGAAGTTAAATAATCTGGAGCTCAATGCTATATATTCCAAACAATCAACGGTTTAGTAAGAATAAtccttaaatttaattttgtgttaacTCTGCCTTTCTGAGTCAATAGGAATTTTCGAGGTCAAgggtgattttttttgtataactttATTAACAGTGACAATTACATTGTAATTGTACTtgacaaaatttcaaattcaactAATTAAAGCAAAATACAATATGAAAATAAAGTTATCAATAATAGAgtaataatactaataattaattaattaattaacatacaCAGAAAGAATTAATAGTTCGGATTTTTCATTCGCTCTAATATGATATTTCTTTCTCGATGAATCTCctcgattttctttttatccaaAAACAGTTCTTCCTCCGTTGTATCTAATACAATATCCTCATCCCCGGCTCGATACCtctaaatcataaaaattattttttttttatagagatTATCCAGAAATGACGTGTACAACGGAAGACCACAAGTACCTTGaccaaaaatatgatgatttaactcaTTTTCGCCTGTTGTacacacctgtatattaattttaccTCAAATCGTTCTATCGTTAATCGTTGAAAATCATTGCTCCACTTCACCAATATGTCATAAATCGAATGaatgatttttaacatttttacatCGTTTGTTGCCCCAAATAGATTTGAAATCGGTCTTTTACAATCACAAGGAAGTGAGTCATATTTAATCGACCACTTATTATATCTATACCATAACGAGCAATAATATTTCCTGTTTTTTCCGATGTTTTCGACGACTTGCGATGGGGTGAAtcgaaatttgatttttttgtggttAAAGTCCAAAAAGAACAACCccggaaaattaaaaaatgactcCTTGTTACCTTTCTCTAACTCGTAATATTCCTCAAAGAATCTCTCCCTTTTCTGCTCGCGCTCCAACTCCATTTTACGCCTATTCTCGCGATTTCGTTGTATTAAttcctctaaaaacacagatattattaaaaatttcgaatgaATCGAATTAAATAAAGGCATAAAATAAACTCACCGACTTCCTCATTGGGGGCTGTGTAACGATACAGATATGAGTCACTACTagacattatttattaaacaaaatttgtctTAATTCTTTGATTGCTAAAATAAGAATATTAAGTCTAAGAAACAAGGCATCTGAAAatatatgttgtaatctcaactagtttagtgaaaataactttacttttaagtttattagacttattttgtgcgtgggtataaattaaacaatttgatgttaggatttaatacgaaaatgcatggTTAACATTGATTGTGACGTCACAAGAAGTGAGGTcacatcgaaactttaaagtgatttttcggtaagttctacacttttccgcatttttttattattaacgccTTTTTTGGGCCATTTCCCATcgaattgtttatttatagcCAATAAGCgcaaaataaatctaataaacttaaaagtaaagttattttcactaaacttgttgagattacaacatatatTTTTGGATGAAATGCTAAACCGAAAAGATTTCAGAATGACGAAATTAAACTTGAAACGAGGGATGGGATTAAAGCGCACATGTTGAAACTTAGAAAGcaattttcgtttaattattctcaaaagaaaataattatttaaagaattgaGGTTTGAAAGAAACGTACCTGTTAAACACACGATGGTTGGTTTTCGTTAGAGGGTTTATTGTGCCAGCACAGGACTTTTGTATgcaaaaacaactttttaataaaagtttaaaaaaaaagaatccaGTTTACCTAATTCTTTAGTgaaataaatcttaaatttgACTTTTACTCGTCGACAATTGATAAATtgtaacaaaagaaaaattaaggaaATTTTAAACAGCACGTTAAAAAgtcgattattatttattctacgttaaagatttatattaaaacttaatttgttGAGGTTAATTCgatttaagtattaaataATAGATGTCGCTGTTTTGTTGACACAGTTAAGACATAAAATGACAGATgtcaatttaatatttttattttaacaatcaAAGAATTAAgtcaaatttagtttaataaataatgtctAGTAGTGACTCTGATCTGTATCGTTACACAGCCCCCAAAGAGAAAGTCGGTGAGTTTATTTTATTCCTTTATTTAATTCGATtcattcgaaatttttaataatatctgtgtttttagaggaaTTAATACAACGAAATCGCGAAAATAGGCGTAAAAAGATCAAATTTCGATTCACCCCATCGCAAGTCGTCGAAAAGATCGGAAAAAAcgacaaattttattgctcGTTGTGGTATAGATACAATAAGTGTTCGATTAAAAGTAACTCATTTCCTTGTAATTGTAAAATACCGATTTCAAATCTATTTGAGGCAACAAACGATGTGAAAGTGttaaacatcattaattcGATTTATCACATATTGGAGCAATGATTATCAACGATTATTGCAAGAACG of the Onthophagus taurus isolate NC chromosome 10, IU_Otau_3.0, whole genome shotgun sequence genome contains:
- the LOC111413665 gene encoding uncharacterized protein isoform X2: MPKKIYSFIILYLFYFDVMGSQFTLKTSNILTRKRRYLGFPKGANFVYTVVYVKILMQKVPKGVQFLHEFDCPHPLPQDTSVIRRLIGHRVHRRALFNDISTSLDRYGLNGTACVQRMVCEAKQFVPFKGKSLVKDLLSEVFLSEGVVEIGNIFLEESCDDGLLKECPHPLLDLMWGSFTNY
- the LOC111413726 gene encoding uncharacterized protein, yielding MSSSDSYLYRYTAPNEEVEELIQRNRENRRKMELEREQKRERFFEEYYELEKGNKESFFNFPGLFFLDFNHKKIKFRFTPSQVVENIGKNRKYYCSLWYRYNKWSIKYDSLPCDCKRPISNLFGATNDVKMLKIIHSIYDILVKWSNDFQRLTIERFERYRAGDEDIVLDTTEEELFLDKKKIEEIHRERNIILERMKNPNY
- the LOC111413665 gene encoding uncharacterized protein isoform X1; the encoded protein is MSFHSKLFTLIFLLLFLENLFCVDNKSTVKNRENVFSRKKRYLTFPKGANFVYQAVFVKVLMKKVPKGIQWLTEFDVPFPLPTDTSLFKRFKHGHKIHRRQLFEDISTSLDGYGLNGTACVQRMVCEAKQFVPFKGKSLVKDLLSEVFLSEGVVEIGNIFLEESCDDGLLKECPHPLLDLMWGSFTNY
- the LOC111413665 gene encoding uncharacterized protein isoform X3, translated to MKTTLVFISIIVIQIFALNGINKKDFLFRKRRFLLFPERSNFVLQLVLAKALMKSAPPGIQFTEEFDVPFPLPFNLEPFKYFHSRVKKHTIERNDMKRRLIRGLDGYGLNGTACVQRMVCEAKQFVPFKGKSLVKDLLSEVFLSEGVVEIGNIFLEESCDDGLLKECPHPLLDLMWGSFTNY